One Electrophorus electricus isolate fEleEle1 chromosome 10, fEleEle1.pri, whole genome shotgun sequence genomic region harbors:
- the fam189b gene encoding protein FAM189B isoform X1, whose amino-acid sequence MPSPSDSSSMASMSGSRGFSGSRRGMSGRARARVLLYLGLCHLALGAMVLAFSFTSLAFTSSPRVRQSCPFWAGFFVVASGVVGVISWRRPFTLVVSLFMLLSAVCVILSLAGSMLSCQNAQMVKSYLTCQVENGLCLCCDPKQTCSLSEDETLVLYMHADCHSVRHQLKDLLFSACGLSILSTIICTLSTVTCSIHIFSLDLLHLLAPHRTRSVNPECTTPQDAFLTNMVDFEEFVPPIPPPPYYPPEYTCSSETDAQSITYNGSMESPIPLYPTECPPPYEAVMGQRALSQATVFDAHTGEISAERWTSAAFSGEASVDSSSLLMSEIVDIPDDTSPSEDSCLMEAGVRVRSRAHAPSEEGAVTEDPRCPTLEPNVAMLPPLTYVCFRGERSNSCSSPSTYNSSTYRSPLMPRHTVLSSSCSQLQMLGSSTSQGSSAPEIPGCRCTSDTTRPRTPASLAAPVIHVGPCVHQRAGRDRRESDGPISLVRSHSEPVLSSSTNTGDFSGSVGSKGVCVGGCHTSSDAGRSLEACLQRQCLPLAPLGALPRKGSLKAGTERLPCKQAQCSSLRVPKDCTRSLGDLKVTRVLVQRLLQRSKRNLGPAAEHAGNCSQGPKRKVGGEGSLPLEQILRATWGASRGQQYQPHVHCHRRGHHHSHSESRHSSRPRDYDPVRSEGIHLRSCGDLSFTSAELLRRLRPPPHESAGALYSESAL is encoded by the exons ATGCCCTCACCGTCGGATTCCAGCAGTATGGCGTCCATGTCGGGGTCGCGAGGGTTTTCCGGCAGCCGTCGAGGAATGTCTGGAAGGGCACGTGCACGCGTACTGCTGTACCTGGGTCTGTGTCATCTCGCGCTCGGCGCCATGGTGCTGGCTTTTAGCTTCACGAGCCTGGCATTCACCTCTTCCCCTCGAGTCAGACAGTCCTGTCCGTTTTGGGCAGGATTTTTc GTTGTAGCTTCAGGTGTGGTGGGAGTCATTTCCTGGAGAAGACCGTTCACACTGGTG GTGTCGTTGTTCATGCTGCTGTCGGCAGTGTGTGTGATCCTCAGTCTGGCTGGGTCCATGTTGTCCTGTCAGAATGCACAGATGGTCAAGTCCTATCTCACCTGCCAG gtggAGAATggtctttgtttatgttgtgaCCCAAAGCAGACTTGCTCTTTGTCAGAGGACGAGACCTTGGTGCTGTACATGCATGCAGACTGCCACTCAGTCCGGCACCAGCTCAAG gactTGCTATTCAGTGCCTGTGGGCTGAGTATTCTATCTACCATCATCTGTACTCTGTCAACTGTCACCTGCAGCATCCATATTTTTTCCTTGGACCTGCTGCATCTG TTGGCTCCTCACCGCACTCGCTCGGTTAACCCAGAATGCACCACTCCTCAGGACGCCTTCCTCACTAACATGGTGGACTTTGAAGAGTTTGTCCCGCCCATCCCCCCACCTCCCTACTACCCCCCCGAATACACCTGCAGCTCGGAGACGGACGCGCAGAG caTCACGTATAATGGCTCAATGGAGAGTCCCATCCCGCTGTACCCCACAGAGTGCCCCCCTCCGTACGAGGCAGTCATGGGACAGAGGGCTCTCAGCCAA GCCACAGTGTTCGACGCCCACACCGGCGAGATTTCTGCAGAGCGATGGACGTCCGCCGCCTTCAGCGGCGAAG CGTCAGTGGATAGCAGCTCCCTGCTGATGTCGGAGATCGTGGACATTCCAGATGACACCTCGCCGTCGGAGGACTCGTGTCTGATGGAGGCAGGGGTGAGGGTGAGGAGCAGGGCGCATGCGCCCAGCGAGGAAGGCGCAGTGACAGAAGACCCTCGCTGCCCCACCCTAGAGCCCAACGTGGCGATGCTCCCCCCTCTGACCTACGTCTGTTTCAGGGGGGAGCGATCCAactcctgctcctctcccagCACATACAACAGCTCCACCTACAG GTCTCCGCTAATGCCACGCCACACCGTGTTATCCAGTAGCTGTTCTCAGCTGCAGATGCTAGGCAGCTCCACCTCTCAGGGGTCGTCAGCCCCGGAGATCCCGGGCTGTCGCTGCACCTCCGACACCACCAGGCCGCGCACTCCTGCCTCTCTGGCAGCTCCTGTCATACACGTCGGGCCGTGCGTCCATCAGAGGGCAGGGCGGGACAGAAGGGAAAGTGATGGCCCCATTTCACTAGTCAGGTCCCACAGCGAACCAGTCCTGAGTTCTTCCACCAACAcag GTGACTTCAGCGGCTCGGTAggcagtaaaggtgtgtgtgtggggggttgtcATACCTCATCAGATGCAG GTCGCTCGTTGGAGGCGTGTCTGCAGAGGCAGTGCTTGCCTTTGGCGCCCCTTGGTGCGCTGCCCCGGAAGGGCAGCCTGAAAGCTGGCACAGAGCGGCTGCCCTGCAAACAGGCCCAGTGCAGCTCTCTGCGCGTCCCCAAAGACTGCACGCGATCCTTGGGAGACCTGAAG GTAACCAGAGTGCTGGTGCAGCGTCTCCTGCAGAGATCCAAGCGGAACCTTGGCCCTGCCGCGGAGCACGCTGGGAACTGCAGCCAGGGACCCAAGAGGAAGGTCGGCGGAGAGGGGAGCCTGCCACTTGAACAG atctTGCGTGCCACCTGGggagccagcagggggcagcagtaCCAGCCACATGTACACTGCCATCGCCGGGGGCaccaccactcacacagtgagaGTCGCCATAGCAGCCGTCCCCGTGACTATGACCCCGTGAGGTCAGAGGGCATCCACTTGCGCAGCTGTGGCGACCTAAGCTTCACGTCTGCCGAGCTGCTGCGcaggctccgcccacctccACACGAGTCAGCTGGCGCTCTCTACTCAGAGTCGGCGCTCTGA
- the rab13 gene encoding ras-related protein Rab-13, producing MAKKYDFLFKLLLIGDSGVGKTCLIIRFAEDNFNSTYISTIGIDFKVKTVEIEGKKVKLQVWDTAGQERFKTITTAYYRGAMGIILVYDITDEKSFENIQNWMKSIKENASAGVSRMLLGNKCDIEAKRKVASDVGEKLAKDHGIRFFETSAKSSINVEESFAALARDILMKASKKAGPSGREVRLTSTAPEKKTSKCLLL from the exons ATGGCAAAGAAATACGACTTCCTTTTTAAATTACTACTTATTGGTGATAGTGGAGTTGGCAAAACATGTCTGATCATCCGTTTCGCAGAAGATAATTTTAATTCAACGTACATATCAACTATTG GCATCGACTTCAAAGTGAAGACCGTTGAGATTGAAGGGAAGAAAGTCAAGCTGCAAGTCTG GGACACAGCAGGCCAGGAGAGGTTTAAGACCATAACTACTGCTTACTACAGAGGAGCtatg GGCATCATCCTTGTGTATGACATCACCGATGAGAAATCCTTTGAGAACATTCAAAACTGGATGAAAAGCATCAAAGAG AATGCATCCGCAGGCGTGAGCCGGATGCTACTGGGAAACAAATGTGACATAGAGGCCAAGAGAAAGGTTGCGTCGGATGTGGGGGAGAAG CTTGCAAAGGACCACGGGATTCGATTCTTCGAGACGAGCGCAAAGTCCAGCATCAACGTTGAGGAG TCCTTCGCAGCACTGGCTCGAGACATCCTGATGAAAGCGAGTAAGAAGGCG GGTCCGTCAGGACGCGAGGTCAGACTAACCAGTACCGCCCCAGAGAAGAAGACCTCCAAGTGCCTTCTGCTTTAG
- the fam189b gene encoding protein FAM189B isoform X2 → MPSPSDSSSMASMSGSRGFSGSRRGMSGRARARVLLYLGLCHLALGAMVLAFSFTSLAFTSSPRVRQSCPFWAGFFVVASGVVGVISWRRPFTLVVSLFMLLSAVCVILSLAGSMLSCQNAQMVKSYLTCQVENGLCLCCDPKQTCSLSEDETLVLYMHADCHSVRHQLKLAPHRTRSVNPECTTPQDAFLTNMVDFEEFVPPIPPPPYYPPEYTCSSETDAQSITYNGSMESPIPLYPTECPPPYEAVMGQRALSQATVFDAHTGEISAERWTSAAFSGEASVDSSSLLMSEIVDIPDDTSPSEDSCLMEAGVRVRSRAHAPSEEGAVTEDPRCPTLEPNVAMLPPLTYVCFRGERSNSCSSPSTYNSSTYRSPLMPRHTVLSSSCSQLQMLGSSTSQGSSAPEIPGCRCTSDTTRPRTPASLAAPVIHVGPCVHQRAGRDRRESDGPISLVRSHSEPVLSSSTNTGDFSGSVGSKGVCVGGCHTSSDAGRSLEACLQRQCLPLAPLGALPRKGSLKAGTERLPCKQAQCSSLRVPKDCTRSLGDLKVTRVLVQRLLQRSKRNLGPAAEHAGNCSQGPKRKVGGEGSLPLEQILRATWGASRGQQYQPHVHCHRRGHHHSHSESRHSSRPRDYDPVRSEGIHLRSCGDLSFTSAELLRRLRPPPHESAGALYSESAL, encoded by the exons ATGCCCTCACCGTCGGATTCCAGCAGTATGGCGTCCATGTCGGGGTCGCGAGGGTTTTCCGGCAGCCGTCGAGGAATGTCTGGAAGGGCACGTGCACGCGTACTGCTGTACCTGGGTCTGTGTCATCTCGCGCTCGGCGCCATGGTGCTGGCTTTTAGCTTCACGAGCCTGGCATTCACCTCTTCCCCTCGAGTCAGACAGTCCTGTCCGTTTTGGGCAGGATTTTTc GTTGTAGCTTCAGGTGTGGTGGGAGTCATTTCCTGGAGAAGACCGTTCACACTGGTG GTGTCGTTGTTCATGCTGCTGTCGGCAGTGTGTGTGATCCTCAGTCTGGCTGGGTCCATGTTGTCCTGTCAGAATGCACAGATGGTCAAGTCCTATCTCACCTGCCAG gtggAGAATggtctttgtttatgttgtgaCCCAAAGCAGACTTGCTCTTTGTCAGAGGACGAGACCTTGGTGCTGTACATGCATGCAGACTGCCACTCAGTCCGGCACCAGCTCAAG TTGGCTCCTCACCGCACTCGCTCGGTTAACCCAGAATGCACCACTCCTCAGGACGCCTTCCTCACTAACATGGTGGACTTTGAAGAGTTTGTCCCGCCCATCCCCCCACCTCCCTACTACCCCCCCGAATACACCTGCAGCTCGGAGACGGACGCGCAGAG caTCACGTATAATGGCTCAATGGAGAGTCCCATCCCGCTGTACCCCACAGAGTGCCCCCCTCCGTACGAGGCAGTCATGGGACAGAGGGCTCTCAGCCAA GCCACAGTGTTCGACGCCCACACCGGCGAGATTTCTGCAGAGCGATGGACGTCCGCCGCCTTCAGCGGCGAAG CGTCAGTGGATAGCAGCTCCCTGCTGATGTCGGAGATCGTGGACATTCCAGATGACACCTCGCCGTCGGAGGACTCGTGTCTGATGGAGGCAGGGGTGAGGGTGAGGAGCAGGGCGCATGCGCCCAGCGAGGAAGGCGCAGTGACAGAAGACCCTCGCTGCCCCACCCTAGAGCCCAACGTGGCGATGCTCCCCCCTCTGACCTACGTCTGTTTCAGGGGGGAGCGATCCAactcctgctcctctcccagCACATACAACAGCTCCACCTACAG GTCTCCGCTAATGCCACGCCACACCGTGTTATCCAGTAGCTGTTCTCAGCTGCAGATGCTAGGCAGCTCCACCTCTCAGGGGTCGTCAGCCCCGGAGATCCCGGGCTGTCGCTGCACCTCCGACACCACCAGGCCGCGCACTCCTGCCTCTCTGGCAGCTCCTGTCATACACGTCGGGCCGTGCGTCCATCAGAGGGCAGGGCGGGACAGAAGGGAAAGTGATGGCCCCATTTCACTAGTCAGGTCCCACAGCGAACCAGTCCTGAGTTCTTCCACCAACAcag GTGACTTCAGCGGCTCGGTAggcagtaaaggtgtgtgtgtggggggttgtcATACCTCATCAGATGCAG GTCGCTCGTTGGAGGCGTGTCTGCAGAGGCAGTGCTTGCCTTTGGCGCCCCTTGGTGCGCTGCCCCGGAAGGGCAGCCTGAAAGCTGGCACAGAGCGGCTGCCCTGCAAACAGGCCCAGTGCAGCTCTCTGCGCGTCCCCAAAGACTGCACGCGATCCTTGGGAGACCTGAAG GTAACCAGAGTGCTGGTGCAGCGTCTCCTGCAGAGATCCAAGCGGAACCTTGGCCCTGCCGCGGAGCACGCTGGGAACTGCAGCCAGGGACCCAAGAGGAAGGTCGGCGGAGAGGGGAGCCTGCCACTTGAACAG atctTGCGTGCCACCTGGggagccagcagggggcagcagtaCCAGCCACATGTACACTGCCATCGCCGGGGGCaccaccactcacacagtgagaGTCGCCATAGCAGCCGTCCCCGTGACTATGACCCCGTGAGGTCAGAGGGCATCCACTTGCGCAGCTGTGGCGACCTAAGCTTCACGTCTGCCGAGCTGCTGCGcaggctccgcccacctccACACGAGTCAGCTGGCGCTCTCTACTCAGAGTCGGCGCTCTGA
- the rps27.2 gene encoding 40S ribosomal protein S27.2, which translates to MPLAKDLLHPTPEEERRRHKKKRLVQSPNSYFMDVKCPGCYKITTVFSHVQTVVLCVGCSTVLCQPTGGKARLTEGCSFRRKQH; encoded by the exons ATGCCT CTCGCGAAGGACTTGCTGCACCCAACTCCAGAGGAGGAGCGGAGGAGGCACAAGAAGAAACGTCTCGTGCAGAGCCCCAACTCCTATTTCATGGACGTCAAATGCCCGG GTTGCTATAAGATCACTACAGTTTTCAGCCATGTGCAGACAGTAGtactgtgtgtagggtgctCCACAGTTCTGTGCCAGCCCACCGGAGGAAAAGCGCGCCTCACAGAAG GGTGCTCGTTCAGGAGAAAGCAGCACTAG